One Moorella sp. E308F DNA segment encodes these proteins:
- a CDS encoding HepT-like ribonuclease domain-containing protein, with product MIGCRSIGLTSRFFLDYYCIISGRWQSVIFPEHLRRALEALLDIGRHIIAKKGLGRPEDYKSIIILLGKKRCDPHGIYAKVPRHGCLS from the coding sequence TTGATAGGCTGCAGATCCATCGGCCTTACCTCGAGGTTCTTTTTAGATTATTATTGCATTATTTCGGGCCGATGGCAATCGGTTATTTTCCCCGAACATCTGCGCCGGGCTCTGGAAGCGCTCCTGGATATTGGCCGACATATTATAGCTAAAAAAGGATTGGGACGGCCGGAAGATTATAAAAGCATCATTATCTTGTTGGGAAAAAAACGGTGTGATCCTCATGGGATTTATGCTAAAGTTCCAAGGCATGGCTGCCTATCGTAA
- a CDS encoding HepT-like ribonuclease domain-containing protein, translating into MILMGFMLKFQGMAAYRNRLVHGYADITAEEIYNLLER; encoded by the coding sequence GTGATCCTCATGGGATTTATGCTAAAGTTCCAAGGCATGGCTGCCTATCGTAATCGCCTGGTGCACGGTTATGCCGATATTACTGCTGAAGAAATCTATAATCTCCTTGAAAGATAA
- a CDS encoding pyrimidine-nucleoside phosphorylase: MQMLDLIRRKREGQALTPAEIEAMIQGYTAGTIPDYQIAAFLMAVYFRGLNQDETAALTRAMVASGERIDWSSIPGVKVDKHSTGGVADTTTLVLAPLVAAAGVPVVKMSGRGLGHTGGTIDKLEAIPGFRVQLSREDMVRQVKEIGLAITAQTGNLVPADGKLYALRDVTATVESIPLIASSVMSKKIAAGADAIVLDVKVGSGAFMPDLASARELARTMVALGREVGRRTVAVITNMDEPLGMMVGNALEVKEALAVLHDGGPKELREVCLTLGSQMLLLAGAAGSEGEARRRLEDLLNAGGALAKFRQFIVAQGGDPEVVDNPQLLPQAGEQVTISSPAGGYISAVQARLVGEAAMLLGAGRVTKESPIDLAVGIELKKRRGDYVSAGELLAVFHVNDRLNLEAARERFLAAYTLAPEPPVPQPLVYEIIGD; encoded by the coding sequence ATGCAGATGCTTGACTTAATCCGCCGCAAGCGGGAGGGCCAGGCCCTGACACCGGCAGAAATTGAGGCCATGATTCAGGGTTATACGGCCGGTACGATTCCCGATTACCAGATAGCGGCCTTTCTTATGGCTGTCTACTTCCGCGGCCTGAACCAGGATGAGACGGCCGCCCTGACCCGGGCCATGGTAGCCTCGGGGGAGAGAATTGATTGGAGTTCCATCCCCGGTGTCAAGGTCGACAAGCACAGCACCGGCGGCGTAGCCGATACCACAACCCTGGTCCTGGCGCCATTGGTAGCGGCAGCCGGGGTACCGGTGGTCAAGATGTCCGGCCGCGGCCTGGGCCACACCGGCGGCACCATTGACAAGCTGGAGGCCATTCCCGGCTTCCGAGTGCAGCTATCCAGGGAGGATATGGTCCGGCAGGTGAAGGAAATCGGGCTGGCCATCACCGCCCAGACAGGTAACCTGGTGCCGGCTGACGGCAAGCTCTATGCCCTGCGGGATGTTACGGCCACGGTGGAAAGCATCCCCCTCATCGCCAGCAGCGTCATGAGCAAAAAAATCGCCGCTGGTGCCGATGCCATAGTTCTCGATGTTAAGGTTGGCAGCGGGGCCTTTATGCCCGACCTGGCTTCGGCCCGAGAACTGGCCCGGACCATGGTGGCCCTGGGTCGGGAGGTGGGCCGGCGTACGGTGGCGGTTATTACCAATATGGACGAACCTCTGGGAATGATGGTGGGCAACGCCCTGGAGGTAAAGGAGGCTTTAGCGGTCCTCCACGACGGCGGGCCAAAAGAACTGCGGGAGGTCTGCCTTACCCTGGGCAGCCAGATGCTTTTGCTTGCCGGTGCGGCCGGCAGCGAAGGCGAGGCCCGCCGGCGTCTGGAAGATCTCCTAAACGCCGGTGGTGCGCTGGCCAAATTCCGGCAGTTTATCGTCGCCCAGGGCGGCGACCCGGAGGTGGTAGACAATCCGCAACTCCTGCCGCAAGCCGGGGAACAGGTAACTATATCCTCCCCGGCCGGCGGTTACATCAGCGCCGTCCAGGCCCGCCTGGTGGGCGAGGCGGCCATGCTCCTGGGAGCCGGGCGGGTCACCAAGGAAAGCCCTATAGACCTGGCTGTTGGTATTGAGCTCAAAAAACGCCGGGGAGATTATGTTAGCGCCGGCGAGCTCCTGGCTGTCTTCCACGTCAACGACCGGTTGAACCTGGAGGCGGCCCGGGAGAGATTCCTGGCGGCCTATACCCTGGCACCAGAGCCGCCGGTCCCCCAGCCGCTGGTGTATGAGATAATAGGTGATTAA
- a CDS encoding indolepyruvate oxidoreductase subunit beta, with product MNNGVVNVLLVGVGGQGTILAGRVLSRAAVSLGGEVKVSDIHGMAQRGGSVVTQVRFGPRVYSPVMAPGTADFLVAFEKLEARRWLYYLKDGGQLIVNNQELPPLPVLTGAAAYPAGLVAEMEKLVKNMLVIDALELARQAGNVKAVNMVLMGALARQLPIGREAWEEALAASVPARFLEVNKKAFNLGWDHNG from the coding sequence ATGAATAATGGCGTGGTTAATGTACTGCTGGTCGGCGTCGGCGGCCAGGGGACGATCCTTGCCGGCCGCGTCCTGTCCCGGGCGGCGGTTTCCTTGGGGGGCGAGGTCAAGGTTTCCGACATCCACGGTATGGCCCAGAGGGGCGGCAGCGTAGTGACCCAGGTCCGTTTCGGTCCCCGGGTATATTCTCCCGTGATGGCTCCCGGTACGGCTGACTTCCTGGTGGCCTTTGAAAAGCTGGAGGCCCGGCGCTGGCTCTACTACCTGAAGGACGGGGGGCAGCTCATCGTGAATAATCAAGAACTCCCGCCTTTACCCGTCCTTACTGGAGCGGCGGCTTACCCGGCCGGGTTGGTGGCTGAGATGGAAAAGCTGGTTAAAAACATGCTGGTCATCGACGCCCTGGAGCTGGCCCGCCAGGCCGGGAACGTGAAGGCCGTCAATATGGTCCTCATGGGCGCCCTGGCCAGGCAGCTGCCCATCGGCCGGGAGGCCTGGGAAGAAGCCCTGGCCGCTTCGGTGCCGGCTCGGTTTTTGGAGGTTAACAAAAAGGCATTTAATCTTGGGTGGGACCATAATGGATAA
- the iorA gene encoding indolepyruvate ferredoxin oxidoreductase subunit alpha, which translates to MRELLIGNHALARGAWEAGLRVAAAYPGTPSTEIIEALAGYPEVYAEWSPNEKVALEVAIGAAIGGARALAAMKHVGVNVAADPLMTLAYTGVNAGLVLVSADDPGLFSSQNEQDNRFYARIAQIPCLEPADSQEVKDMTMLAFSLSEEFDTPVILRLTTRIAHSYSLVELGERREVPLKDYLKQPSKYVMLPAYGRARHLVVEERRLKLAAYAETTPLNRVEWADRRVGVISSGIAYQYVKEALPGVSVLKLGLTYPLPEKLIRDFVNAVETCYVVEELEPFLEDQIRAWGLPVAGKELVPRVDELSSAIVAHTVGSRVAALAPELVSPALAQPARAPEAAAKAAAELPGRPPLMCPGCPHRGVFYVLKKLGLVVAGDIGCYTLGATPPLQAMDTCICMGASLGVAMGMEKARGPEFARRVVGVIGDSTFLHSGMTGLLDMVYNGSNGTLIILDNGTTAMTGHQDHPGTGYTAAHRQAPKADLEQIARALGVQRVQVVDSYDLEAVERAIREETAAAGPSVIIARRPCALLHKEKEAVYIVDKENCLGCRYCLELGCPALSFNGEQAVIDPIQCNGCGLCTQVCPAEAIRKAGEGNE; encoded by the coding sequence GTGCGGGAATTATTGATTGGTAATCATGCCCTGGCCAGGGGCGCCTGGGAAGCAGGGCTGCGGGTAGCCGCTGCTTACCCGGGGACACCGAGCACGGAAATAATCGAAGCCCTGGCCGGGTACCCGGAAGTATATGCAGAGTGGTCCCCGAACGAGAAAGTAGCCCTGGAGGTCGCCATTGGCGCGGCCATCGGGGGTGCCAGGGCCCTGGCGGCCATGAAGCACGTTGGCGTTAACGTCGCCGCCGATCCGCTGATGACCCTGGCCTATACCGGTGTCAATGCCGGTCTGGTGCTGGTGTCGGCCGATGACCCCGGCCTTTTTAGCTCCCAGAACGAGCAGGACAACCGTTTTTACGCCCGTATAGCCCAGATACCCTGCCTGGAGCCGGCCGACAGCCAGGAAGTTAAGGATATGACTATGCTCGCTTTTAGCTTAAGTGAAGAATTTGATACCCCGGTAATTTTACGTCTGACCACCCGTATTGCCCATTCTTACAGCCTGGTGGAGCTGGGCGAACGCCGGGAAGTGCCCCTGAAAGATTATCTAAAGCAACCTTCCAAATATGTCATGCTGCCGGCCTACGGCAGGGCACGCCACCTGGTGGTGGAAGAAAGGCGTCTCAAACTGGCGGCCTATGCGGAGACTACACCCCTGAACCGGGTGGAATGGGCCGACCGGCGCGTGGGTGTTATTAGTAGCGGTATTGCCTACCAGTACGTTAAGGAAGCCCTGCCCGGGGTTTCGGTACTGAAGCTGGGGTTGACTTATCCCCTGCCGGAGAAGTTGATCCGCGATTTTGTCAATGCTGTTGAGACCTGTTATGTGGTGGAAGAGCTGGAACCCTTCCTTGAAGATCAAATCCGCGCCTGGGGCCTGCCCGTAGCTGGCAAGGAACTGGTGCCAAGGGTAGATGAATTGAGCAGCGCTATCGTCGCCCACACCGTGGGTTCTCGGGTAGCAGCCCTGGCCCCGGAACTGGTTTCGCCGGCACTGGCCCAGCCAGCAAGAGCCCCGGAAGCGGCGGCGAAGGCAGCTGCAGAACTTCCCGGCCGCCCGCCCCTCATGTGCCCCGGCTGTCCCCACCGCGGCGTCTTTTACGTCCTGAAGAAACTCGGGCTGGTGGTAGCTGGCGACATCGGCTGCTACACCCTGGGGGCGACGCCGCCCCTGCAGGCCATGGATACCTGTATCTGCATGGGGGCCAGCCTGGGTGTGGCCATGGGCATGGAGAAGGCCAGGGGTCCGGAGTTTGCCCGCCGGGTGGTAGGGGTTATCGGCGATTCCACCTTCCTGCACTCAGGTATGACCGGCCTCCTGGACATGGTTTATAACGGCAGCAACGGCACCTTGATTATTTTAGACAATGGCACCACGGCCATGACGGGGCACCAGGATCACCCCGGTACCGGTTATACCGCCGCCCACCGGCAGGCTCCCAAGGCCGATCTGGAGCAAATCGCCCGGGCCCTGGGGGTGCAGCGGGTGCAGGTGGTCGATAGCTACGATCTGGAGGCGGTTGAAAGGGCTATCCGCGAAGAAACGGCGGCAGCCGGACCTTCGGTAATTATTGCCCGCCGTCCCTGCGCCCTTTTGCATAAAGAGAAAGAAGCAGTTTATATAGTAGATAAGGAAAACTGCCTGGGCTGCCGTTACTGCCTGGAACTGGGCTGCCCGGCCCTATCCTTCAACGGGGAGCAGGCCGTCATTGACCCGATCCAGTGCAACGGCTGTGGCCTCTGCACTCAGGTTTGCCCGGCAGAGGCTATAAGGAAAGCAGGTGAAGGTAATGAATAA
- a CDS encoding phenylacetate--CoA ligase family protein translates to MIWDLANECRSRAEMEALQLARLQETVARVYERVPFYRQAMDAKGIRPSDIRTLADVRLLPMTTKEDFRQNYPYGLFAVPLREVVRLHASSGTTGKPIVVGYTRRDLEIWTDLVARMVTLAGVTADDVVQVVFGYGLFTGGFGLHYGLERVGATVVPASAGNSKRHIMLMRDFGTTVLVGTPSYVLHLAEVAEEEGVDPRELPVRLGLFGGEASSREMLKEIERRWGMLATDNYGLSEVMGPGVSGECEYQDGQHVAEDHFLVEILDPVTGEPCPPGVKGEVVITTLTKEALPVLRYRTRDISCLNFEPCRCGRTTARLAKITGRTDDMLIIRGVNVFPSQVESVLMEIEGVAPHYQLIVSRRNYLDELEIQVEVDPEFFSDRYRQLEELEEKVAERLHTVLQLKARVRLVEPHSIPRSEGKARRVIDLRSK, encoded by the coding sequence ATGATCTGGGATTTGGCAAATGAGTGTCGTTCTCGGGCGGAGATGGAGGCTTTGCAGTTGGCCCGGCTCCAGGAAACGGTAGCCAGGGTCTACGAGCGGGTGCCTTTTTACCGCCAGGCTATGGATGCTAAAGGTATCCGGCCATCGGATATCCGCACCCTGGCGGATGTCCGCCTGCTGCCTATGACTACCAAGGAGGATTTTCGCCAGAATTATCCCTATGGCCTCTTTGCTGTGCCCCTGAGGGAAGTGGTCCGCCTCCATGCTTCTTCCGGCACCACCGGGAAGCCCATTGTAGTGGGCTATACCCGCCGCGACCTGGAAATCTGGACGGACCTGGTGGCGCGGATGGTGACTCTCGCCGGCGTCACTGCTGACGATGTCGTTCAGGTTGTGTTCGGCTACGGCCTTTTCACCGGCGGTTTTGGCCTGCACTACGGCCTGGAACGGGTAGGAGCCACGGTGGTACCGGCTTCAGCCGGCAACTCCAAACGGCATATTATGTTAATGCGGGACTTTGGTACCACCGTCCTGGTGGGCACGCCGTCCTATGTCCTGCACCTGGCTGAGGTGGCGGAAGAAGAAGGTGTGGACCCGCGGGAACTCCCCGTGCGGCTGGGCCTGTTTGGCGGCGAGGCCTCCAGCCGGGAAATGCTCAAAGAAATCGAGCGGCGCTGGGGGATGCTGGCCACAGATAACTACGGCCTGTCGGAAGTCATGGGACCGGGCGTCTCCGGCGAGTGCGAGTACCAGGACGGCCAGCACGTGGCCGAAGACCACTTCCTGGTGGAGATCCTTGACCCGGTTACCGGGGAACCCTGTCCGCCGGGAGTCAAGGGCGAGGTGGTTATTACTACCCTGACCAAGGAAGCCCTGCCGGTGCTGCGTTACCGCACCCGGGATATATCTTGTTTAAATTTTGAACCCTGCCGCTGCGGTCGTACCACGGCGCGCCTGGCCAAAATTACCGGCCGCACCGATGATATGCTCATTATCCGGGGGGTCAACGTCTTTCCCTCCCAGGTGGAGAGCGTCCTCATGGAAATTGAAGGAGTAGCTCCCCACTACCAGCTTATAGTCAGTCGGCGCAATTACCTGGATGAGCTGGAAATTCAGGTAGAAGTAGACCCGGAGTTTTTCAGCGATCGCTATCGGCAGCTGGAGGAACTGGAAGAAAAAGTTGCCGAGCGCCTGCATACAGTACTACAGCTAAAGGCGCGGGTGCGCCTGGTGGAGCCCCACAGCATTCCCCGCAGCGAAGGCAAGGCCCGGCGGGTGATTGACTTGCGGTCGAAATAA
- a CDS encoding sodium:solute symporter family transporter: protein MKFFILGLYFAALIVIGFYSLKKSRDVGGFFLGNRTVGPWISAFAYGTTYFSAVIFIGYAGKVGWGFGLSDLWIVIGNAFIGSFLAWKVLARPTREMTVRLNAMTMPEFLAARYESPALRTVGGLLIFIFLVPYSASVYMGLSYLFEQVFQIDFASALIIMAALTAVYLVLGGYIAVTLTDFIQGLIMIAGVFILIYYVIIAPPVGGLVTGISRLAAINPSLVSPLGPNWFALLSLVVLTSLGPWGLPQMVQKFYAIKDERSIRAATVVSTFFALIIATGAYFTGAFGRLFFNNQMPLLNGQPNPDLIMPQIIDQYLPAWVGLLLLMLVLAASMSTLASLVLVSSSAVAIDLVQGAAPQVPRRAVMALLRFLCVFFIGLSVYIALKPTIILVLMSLSWGTVSGAFLAPYLYGLYWPRTTKAGAWAGLLSGLIISLGLAFYYHLDGGIIPTIGSLAMLIPLGVVPVVSLVTPTFSREHLARVFGPGRVSTVTTKGLVSDDLGFGK from the coding sequence ATGAAGTTTTTTATTTTGGGCTTATATTTTGCAGCACTTATCGTTATCGGCTTTTACAGCTTGAAGAAATCGCGGGATGTCGGCGGATTTTTCCTGGGCAACCGGACCGTGGGCCCCTGGATATCGGCCTTTGCCTACGGGACGACCTACTTCTCCGCCGTTATTTTTATTGGCTACGCCGGTAAGGTAGGCTGGGGTTTCGGCCTCTCCGATTTATGGATCGTCATCGGCAACGCCTTTATCGGCAGTTTCCTGGCCTGGAAGGTCCTGGCGCGGCCGACCCGGGAAATGACGGTGCGCCTGAATGCGATGACCATGCCCGAGTTCCTGGCAGCGCGTTATGAGAGCCCGGCCCTGCGGACGGTAGGGGGGCTGTTAATATTTATTTTCCTTGTTCCCTATTCCGCCTCAGTATATATGGGTTTGAGTTACCTCTTTGAACAGGTCTTCCAGATTGACTTTGCCAGCGCCCTCATCATTATGGCCGCCCTGACGGCCGTCTACCTGGTCCTGGGTGGTTATATCGCCGTCACCCTGACTGATTTCATCCAGGGCTTGATTATGATTGCCGGCGTCTTTATCCTTATATATTATGTCATTATCGCGCCGCCGGTGGGTGGCCTGGTCACCGGCATCAGCCGCCTGGCAGCCATAAATCCCAGTCTGGTTTCCCCGCTGGGCCCCAACTGGTTTGCCCTTTTATCCCTGGTAGTCCTTACCAGCCTTGGCCCCTGGGGCCTGCCCCAGATGGTGCAGAAGTTTTATGCCATAAAGGATGAACGTTCCATCCGGGCGGCGACGGTGGTCTCGACCTTTTTTGCCCTGATCATCGCCACCGGCGCCTACTTTACCGGCGCCTTCGGCCGCCTTTTCTTTAACAACCAGATGCCGCTCCTTAATGGCCAGCCCAACCCGGACCTGATTATGCCCCAGATTATCGACCAGTACTTGCCGGCCTGGGTGGGGTTGCTCCTGCTCATGCTGGTGCTGGCGGCTTCCATGTCTACCCTGGCGTCGCTCGTGCTGGTCTCCAGTTCGGCCGTGGCCATTGACCTGGTCCAGGGGGCGGCGCCCCAAGTTCCCCGGCGCGCTGTCATGGCCCTGCTGCGTTTTTTGTGCGTCTTTTTTATCGGGTTGTCGGTATACATTGCCTTAAAACCCACTATTATCCTGGTCCTCATGTCCCTGTCCTGGGGTACGGTGTCCGGCGCCTTTCTGGCACCCTACCTGTACGGCCTGTACTGGCCCCGTACCACTAAAGCCGGAGCCTGGGCGGGACTTTTGAGCGGACTTATTATATCACTAGGGTTAGCTTTTTATTACCACCTTGACGGCGGCATCATCCCCACCATTGGCTCCCTGGCGATGCTTATTCCCCTGGGTGTGGTACCCGTGGTGAGCCTTGTGACCCCGACCTTTTCCCGGGAGCATTTAGCCAGGGTTTTCGGCCCCGGCAGGGTGAGTACAGTAACAACTAAAGGACTGGTGTCTGATGATCTGGGATTTGGCAAATGA
- the ptsP gene encoding phosphoenolpyruvate--protein phosphotransferase produces the protein MLKGIAAAPGIGIGPVYLIELKSREEETDNSQLLHGPEEIQAELARLEEAIGRAKRDLEELAARTRQEIGEAEAGIFNAHILMLTDPTFIASVKEKIKVEKKKAARAVEEIAEAIASSFAVLDDDLFRERAADIRDVAARLLDNLAVGSRRALELKAGSIVVARELTPSLTANFTRNTVAGIATEIGGPTSHTAIVARALGIPAVLGVQGLMNRVRDGELAIIDGSAGVVYLNPGSELLEEYKKKKAVLEAGRRDSKYAGPARTRDGRHIEVAANIRNAAEVKIALEHGAGGVGLFRTEFLFMNREEPPGEEEQLQAYKEVVAAFQGKPVVVRTLDVGGDKPLPYLNPGHEENPFLGLRGLRLCLTRQELFKTQLKALLRAASYGNLKIMFPMVTTLEEIRQAKKIMAEARMELEANGLTVSHVETGIMIEVPAAALMADVLAREVDFFSIGTNDLAQYTLAVDRGNERVAGMYDACHPAVLRLIDVTVKAAHRYGKWVGLCGELASEIQAAPLLVGLGLDEISMSPVFIPPMKEAVNKIAYHEARELVRRLLELPGPREVRAALSK, from the coding sequence ATGTTGAAAGGAATTGCCGCTGCGCCGGGAATAGGTATTGGGCCGGTGTATCTGATAGAACTGAAATCCAGGGAAGAAGAAACTGACAATAGCCAGCTTTTACATGGGCCGGAGGAAATCCAGGCCGAGCTGGCGCGGCTGGAAGAAGCCATTGGCCGGGCCAAAAGAGACCTGGAAGAGCTGGCGGCCAGAACAAGGCAAGAAATCGGTGAGGCAGAGGCCGGCATTTTCAACGCCCATATCCTGATGCTTACCGATCCCACTTTTATTGCCAGCGTAAAGGAAAAAATTAAGGTTGAGAAAAAAAAGGCCGCCCGGGCGGTAGAGGAAATAGCCGAAGCCATAGCCAGCAGCTTTGCCGTCCTGGACGACGACCTGTTCCGGGAAAGGGCTGCGGACATCAGGGATGTGGCCGCCAGGCTTCTGGACAATCTTGCGGTGGGGTCACGCCGGGCCCTGGAGCTGAAAGCAGGTTCAATCGTCGTAGCCAGGGAACTTACTCCTTCCCTTACGGCTAATTTTACCCGGAATACTGTAGCCGGGATTGCCACGGAGATAGGAGGGCCTACCAGTCATACGGCAATTGTGGCCAGGGCCCTGGGGATACCTGCCGTCCTGGGTGTTCAGGGGCTAATGAACCGGGTCAGAGACGGTGAACTGGCCATTATCGACGGTAGTGCCGGGGTGGTTTACTTAAACCCCGGCAGCGAGCTTTTAGAGGAATATAAAAAGAAAAAGGCGGTACTGGAAGCAGGCCGGCGCGATAGCAAATATGCCGGGCCGGCCAGGACGAGGGATGGCCGGCACATTGAAGTGGCGGCTAATATCAGGAACGCTGCGGAAGTAAAAATCGCCCTGGAGCATGGTGCCGGGGGCGTGGGATTATTTCGTACCGAATTTCTCTTTATGAACCGGGAGGAACCGCCTGGAGAAGAAGAACAATTGCAAGCATACAAAGAGGTAGTGGCCGCCTTCCAGGGGAAACCGGTGGTGGTCCGCACCCTGGATGTTGGCGGCGATAAGCCCTTGCCCTATCTTAACCCCGGCCACGAAGAAAATCCCTTCCTGGGCTTAAGGGGGTTGCGGCTTTGTCTGACCCGGCAAGAACTTTTCAAGACCCAGTTGAAGGCCCTCCTCCGGGCTGCCAGTTACGGCAACCTGAAGATTATGTTCCCCATGGTGACCACCCTGGAGGAGATACGACAGGCTAAAAAGATTATGGCAGAAGCCCGGATGGAACTGGAGGCCAACGGGTTGACCGTTAGCCACGTAGAAACAGGCATTATGATCGAGGTTCCTGCAGCCGCCCTGATGGCGGACGTCCTGGCCCGGGAAGTAGACTTTTTTAGCATTGGCACCAACGACCTTGCCCAGTATACCCTGGCGGTAGACCGGGGTAATGAAAGGGTGGCCGGGATGTATGATGCCTGTCACCCTGCCGTGCTGCGGTTGATAGATGTCACCGTTAAGGCGGCCCACCGTTACGGCAAATGGGTGGGTTTGTGCGGTGAACTGGCAAGTGAAATTCAGGCCGCCCCCCTGCTTGTTGGCCTTGGACTGGATGAAATAAGCATGAGCCCTGTTTTTATACCACCAATGAAAGAGGCTGTAAATAAGATTGCTTACCACGAGGCCCGGGAACTGGTGCGGAGGCTCCTCGAACTACCAGGTCCCCGGGAGGTACGGGCAGCATTAAGCAAATAA
- a CDS encoding HPr family phosphocarrier protein — protein MPEARVILKNPSGLHARPAAIFVQAANGFTADIILQRDGKEANGKSILAVMGLGAKCGTELVIRAEGEDADQALVTLVELVQAGLGEAS, from the coding sequence ATGCCAGAGGCAAGGGTTATCCTTAAGAATCCTTCCGGCTTACACGCCAGACCGGCAGCAATATTCGTCCAAGCGGCGAATGGCTTTACAGCAGACATTATCTTGCAGCGTGACGGTAAAGAGGCAAACGGTAAAAGCATCCTAGCGGTTATGGGACTGGGAGCCAAATGTGGTACCGAACTGGTTATCCGCGCCGAAGGGGAAGATGCCGACCAGGCTCTGGTTACCCTGGTGGAACTGGTGCAGGCAGGCCTGGGCGAAGCAAGCTAG
- a CDS encoding uroporphyrinogen decarboxylase family protein, with protein MNSRERVIKALKHEEPDRVPLALGGSAYNIHDHAYRRLLEYLDLPSDWPPFRQDGFKTGNYLDERVQAALGIDFRYVYQPTPDLVRLNGTRAVNGWGLTLEKVNGFSHAQPTLAGATIKDIENYPWPDPRDYRPAPGTGKRARAYQEAGLAVVARSVCSYGFLEQAGQLRGTEQFMVDMLLDEALARCLVDHIGNTIYGLMEVYLDEVGGYIDILELPGDDYGSQAGPIISPDLFKKYFQPWYMKLVDLVKSKSPGTYVLAHSDGFITPFIPSYIEAGIELLHPLQPGVGMDLAAVKQEFGKDIAFIGGIDIQQALPSGPEAAVEEVKKRLQELAPGGGYILAPANHIGPDVAPESIVAMYRTAAELGRY; from the coding sequence ATGAACAGCAGGGAAAGGGTTATTAAAGCCTTAAAACACGAAGAACCAGACCGGGTACCTCTGGCTTTGGGCGGTAGCGCTTACAATATCCATGATCACGCTTACCGTAGGCTCCTTGAATATCTAGATTTACCCAGTGACTGGCCGCCGTTTCGCCAGGATGGGTTTAAGACAGGTAACTACCTGGACGAAAGGGTACAGGCCGCCCTGGGGATAGATTTTCGTTATGTTTATCAACCAACACCTGATCTGGTACGCCTGAATGGTACTAGAGCCGTGAACGGCTGGGGGCTTACTTTAGAAAAGGTAAACGGGTTTTCCCATGCCCAGCCGACCCTGGCCGGAGCTACAATTAAAGACATTGAAAACTATCCCTGGCCTGATCCCCGCGATTACCGGCCTGCTCCCGGGACCGGGAAACGGGCGCGGGCCTATCAGGAGGCCGGTTTGGCGGTAGTGGCTCGTTCGGTTTGTTCTTATGGCTTCCTCGAGCAAGCAGGGCAATTACGCGGCACCGAACAGTTCATGGTTGACATGTTGCTGGATGAAGCCCTGGCCCGGTGCCTGGTTGATCACATCGGCAATACGATTTATGGTTTAATGGAAGTATACCTGGATGAAGTAGGGGGATATATTGATATCCTGGAACTGCCTGGTGACGATTACGGCTCCCAGGCCGGCCCGATTATTTCCCCGGACCTGTTTAAAAAATACTTCCAGCCCTGGTACATGAAGCTGGTGGATTTAGTAAAAAGCAAGTCGCCCGGTACTTATGTCCTGGCCCACAGCGACGGGTTTATTACTCCCTTCATACCCAGCTATATTGAAGCCGGCATTGAACTGTTGCACCCCTTACAACCGGGTGTAGGCATGGACCTGGCGGCCGTTAAGCAGGAATTTGGTAAGGATATTGCTTTTATAGGCGGCATTGACATCCAGCAGGCCCTGCCTTCCGGCCCGGAGGCAGCGGTGGAAGAGGTTAAAAAGCGCTTGCAGGAGCTGGCTCCCGGCGGCGGCTATATCCTGGCGCCCGCCAACCATATCGGGCCGGATGTAGCTCCGGAAAGCATTGTGGCTATGTACCGGACGGCGGCGGAACTGGGGAGATATTAA
- a CDS encoding PTS sugar transporter subunit IIA, which produces MVGILLLTHGKLGEAVLDVVTMLLGPQEQVRALALNPGDQIDAFREKARELATALDQGDGVLLLVDVAGGSPANIALEMVTSSNRAVVTGVNLPMLLELFIHRKGATLASLVDRVQDWSREGISTMKPEDMGSAAV; this is translated from the coding sequence TTGGTTGGCATATTATTATTGACTCATGGGAAACTCGGCGAGGCTGTACTGGATGTAGTAACAATGCTTTTAGGTCCCCAGGAACAGGTCCGGGCCCTGGCCTTAAATCCAGGCGACCAGATTGATGCCTTTCGTGAAAAGGCCCGGGAACTGGCTACGGCGCTGGATCAAGGTGACGGAGTTTTACTCCTGGTGGATGTCGCAGGGGGTAGCCCGGCTAATATAGCCCTGGAGATGGTTACTTCGAGCAACAGGGCCGTGGTAACTGGTGTTAACCTGCCGATGTTGCTGGAATTATTTATCCATCGCAAAGGGGCAACATTGGCGAGTTTAGTTGACCGGGTTCAGGACTGGAGCCGCGAAGGGATCTCTACCATGAAGCCGGAAGATATGGGGAGTGCAGCTGTATGA